One Prunus dulcis chromosome 7, ALMONDv2, whole genome shotgun sequence DNA segment encodes these proteins:
- the LOC117634844 gene encoding transcription factor RAX2: MGRAPCCDKANVKKGPWSPEEDAKLKEYIEKYGTGGNWIALPQKAGLRRCGKSCRLRWLNYLRPNIKHGEFSDEEDRIICNLFTNIGSRWSIIAAQLPGRTDNDIKNYWNTKLKKKLMGLNILPSQIKSHSGTFSSLLHLQASLSSSSPSSYRGSNNSTAYYAQTRSFSSALEPISFSPSLLSRSSTNAASVLHQVHQERFVGRAMQHNYQVKDNILMFGGEASCSSSDGSCSNQISQCRDREYEYNYNFFNGGEGHQKIMLPDGLNGWRSEKQNGNGIWEDQAPLDYGLEEIKQLISSTSSCNNFLFDENKTEEKAMMYY, from the exons atGGGAAGAGCTCCTTGTTGTGACAAGGCAAATGTGAAGAAAGGACCATGGTCACCTGAAGAAGATGCAAAGCTAAAAGAGTACATAGAAAAATATGGGACTGGAGGGAATTGGATTGCTCTTCCACAAAAAGCTG GTCTTAGGAGATGTGGGAAGAGTTGCAGATTAAGATGGCTTAACTATCTGCGCCCCAACATCAAACATGGAGAATTTTCTGATGAAGAAGACAGGATCATCTGCAACCTCTTTACTAACATTGGAAGCAG GTGGTCCATAATAGCAGCTCAGTTGCCAGGCAGGACTGACAATGATATCAAGAACTACTGGAACACCAAGCTCAAGAAGAAACTCATGGGATTAAATATTCTTCCATCCCAGATAAAATCCCACTCAGGCACCTTCTCatctcttcttcatcttcaagcTTCATTATCATCATCTTCACCATCATCATACAGAGGCAGCAACAACAGCACTGCTTATTATGCACAAACCAGGTCTTTCTCTAGTGCTTTGGAGCCCATTTCATTTTCACCCAGTCTTCTGAGCAGAAGTTCAACTAATGCTGCTTCTGTTCTTCATCAAGTGCACCAAGAGAGGTTTGTGGGTAGGGCCATGCAGCATAATTACCAAGTCAAAGACAACATCTTGATGTTTGGGGGTGAAGCAAGTTGCAGCTCTTCTGATGGGAGTTGCAGCAACCAGATCAGCCAGTGTAGAGACAGAGAGTATGAATATAATTACAATTTCTTCAATGGTGGGGAAGGGCACCAGAAAATCATGCTACCAGATGGGCTTAATGGGTGGAGATCAGAGAAGCAGAATGGCAATGGGATTTGGGAAGATCAAGCCCCATTAGATTATGGCCTTGAAGAAATTAAGCAGTTAATTAGCAGTACCAGTAGTTGCAACAactttttgtttgatgaaaacAAGACAGAGGAAAAGGCCATGATGTACTACTGA